The Spartinivicinus poritis sequence TGAGAGGAAGAACTGGTGTGTTATCTGCAGAATGTGCCTCTTGGACCCCTAAGCATATACCACTGGCTGATTTTAATACTTGGTATAGTGCAGTATTATTCGCTAAAAGAGTTGAAGACACAGCTAAACTGAGTGTTGCAAGTGAAAGTAAGTAAAGAGTTTTCATGAAAGACATCTCCTTAGTCGAAGTCGAGTATTTTGATAATTTAAAAAGTTGGTTTTCAATAGAAGTATTAATATTTCTCAATCAAATAAATGAATGAAGAGCCATTTTAAAAAATAAAGTTCAAAAACGTTAAATATATTTATTTTTGACTTTCAAACAGATAGAAAAATAAAGACCCAAAATATTAATATACTTATTTAATACAAAGAGAGTTTAAAGTAGTAGTCAACTAAAAAAGTAGTTTGAGTTATCAGTTTTTATTACAATTGTCACTGTTGTGTAAAGAGCTTGTATAAACCAACCTCTATCATGAATTCTAAGTGAACAAACCTTAACTTTAGTTGAAAGAATTATTTTTACTGCTCATTTTCCCTGAGCATCGAAAGTTAGCTGGTTTCAGCCTATTCTGTAATTAGAGTTAAGTCCTTGGTAAATGCTGCCAATGAGTTGACCATATTGGGGTCAGCCATTTCCAAAGCTATCATATAGGACATCATCAATAGTGATAGGAGTATACAAAGTAACAGTTACGGCTATTATACCCAGTGCGAAGGGTTTTTAGGTGAGGAATGAAGATAACAAAACCTAAAAATGATTCGCGACGGGTATATCATTGCTCAGTGCTGCTATCATTATTAGTTATGTCAAAGAGCTGCTAACCAGTCACACAACTGACTCACATCAAATAACAAACCCCAAGGTCTACCATTCTTGCAAGCAAGTACAACACTACAGGAATAGTATTTTATTCTTAAAAAAATTCACTATTCATATTTATAGGACTATTTTTATCAAATATTACTGGTGCAGAACTTCATTGTTCAAAAAATGAGAGTTATTCTGAATGCGCAACAAGCTATATATCAAGTTTTATTCGCTTTAGTGACGAAAATCTTAAAAAAATATCCAGCTACTACCCTCCAGCCTAGCAAAACTTCTTCAATTTAAAGGCATTTTTTATACCTTTGAACCTACTAATACCGAAGAATATGGTGTGATTGCCCAAGACATACAGCAAGTCATTCCTGAATTTGTCTCCACTCATGAAGACGGCTATCTACAAGTAAATTATATTGGCTTAATTCCTGTGCTAGTTGAAGCAGTAAAAGAGCTAAAGCAGGAAGATGCTGGATTATAAATATTTTAAAACTCACTCAGGTAAGGAAAAAAATTTTTTATCTACAGACGAAAACGATAGACCACAGATTAATGTGGAGCTTGACTCAAGATCATCATTACAACTTGAGCACTTCACCCAGAAACACTTGAAAAAAAGAGTGAGCCTTTATATTGATAATACTTTAATTTCAACTGCTACAATACAGTCATCTATATCTGGTAAATTCAGAATAAC is a genomic window containing:
- a CDS encoding tail fiber domain-containing protein, with translation MQLLPSSLAKLLQFKGIFYTFEPTNTEEYGVIAQDIQQVIPEFVSTHEDGYLQVNYIGLIPVLVEAVKELKQEDAGL
- a CDS encoding SecDF P1 head subdomain-containing protein, coding for MLDYKYFKTHSGKEKNFLSTDENDRPQINVELDSRSSLQLEHFTQKHLKKRVSLYIDNTLISTATIQSSISGKFRITGIEEKDSERLLSHLKGK